A single Montipora foliosa isolate CH-2021 chromosome 7, ASM3666993v2, whole genome shotgun sequence DNA region contains:
- the LOC138011330 gene encoding calcium/calmodulin-dependent protein kinase type 1-like isoform X1, which yields MAEIQSAVHGEGELENCSEVRKPRRKRMPLFGKKKFDEKITKKYDFHKVLGTGAFSEVNLAEEKSTGNLYAVKCINKRNLSGKEEAVENEIAILKKVNHPNIIRLWEIFDNKTHLYLVMDLVQGGELFDRIVEKGSYTEKDASDLIRQILLAVDYLHGQGIVHRDLKPENLLYYSPDDDSKIMISDFGLSKTEEDGSMMATACGTPGYVAPEVLKQKPYGKAVDCWAVGVICYILLCGYPPFYDDSDANLFAQIMRGEYEFDSPYWDDISESAKDCITCLLQVDPKRRYTCKQALAHPWIAEGTARDLDIHASVSEQIKKNFYKAKWKQAFNAAAAINRMKNLQLGSGSTKSSESNNNGGLA from the exons ATGGCCGAAATTCAGTCTGCAGTACACGGAGAGGGCGAATTAGAAAACTGTAGTGAGGTTAGAAAGCCTCGACGAAAGCG AATGCCGTTGTTTGGGAAGAAGAAATTTGACGAGAAGATCACAAAGAAGTATGACTTCCATAAAGTGTTGGGCAC GGGAGCTTTCTCAGAAGTTAATTTGGCCGAAGAAAAGTCAACGGGCAATTTATATGCAGTGAAATGCATCAACAAACGAAATCTCTCCGGGAAAGAGGAAGCGGTTGAAAACGAAATTGCTATCTTGAAAAA GGTGAATCATCCGAACATCATAAGGTTATGGGAAATTTTTGACAACAAGACGCACCTATACCTTGTCATGGATTT GGTTCAGGGAGGGGAATTGTTTGACAGAATAGTGGAGAAAGGAAGCTACACAGAAAAGGATGCCAGTGACCTCATTAGGCAAATCCTTTTAGCTGTTGATTATTTACATGGCCAAGGAATCGTCCATAGAGATTTAAAA CCTGAAAACCTTCTCTATTACAG TCCTGATGATGATTCTAAAATAATGATCAGTGATTTTGGATTGTCAAAGACAGAAGAAGATGGCAGTATGATGGCAACGGCTTGTGGGACACCTGGATATGTTG CTCCAGAGGTCCTTAAACAGAAGCCTTATGGAAAAGCAGTGGACTGCTGGGCAGTTGGAGTAATCTGCTACATTTT ACTTTGTGGATATCCTCCGTTCTATGACGATAGCGATGCAAATTTGTTCGCACAGATCATGAGAGGGGAATACGAATTCGATTCGCCGTACTG gGACGACATTTCGGAGTCTG CGAAAGACTGCATTACGTGTTTATTACAAGTGGACCCCAAACGACGCTACACTTGCAAACAAGCCTTAGCTCACCCCTG GATTGCTGAAGGAACGGCACGTGATCTAGACATTCATGCTTCAGTTAGTGAACAAATAAAGAAGAATTTTTACAAGGCAAAGTGGAAG CAAGCTTTCAACGCTGCGGCGGCCATCAACCGAATGAAAAACCTTCAGCTTGGTTCTGGGTCAACAAAGTCGTCAGAGTCGAACAACAATGGGGGTTTGGCTTAA
- the LOC138011330 gene encoding calcium/calmodulin-dependent protein kinase type 1D-like isoform X2: MPLFGKKKFDEKITKKYDFHKVLGTGAFSEVNLAEEKSTGNLYAVKCINKRNLSGKEEAVENEIAILKKVNHPNIIRLWEIFDNKTHLYLVMDLVQGGELFDRIVEKGSYTEKDASDLIRQILLAVDYLHGQGIVHRDLKPENLLYYSPDDDSKIMISDFGLSKTEEDGSMMATACGTPGYVAPEVLKQKPYGKAVDCWAVGVICYILLCGYPPFYDDSDANLFAQIMRGEYEFDSPYWDDISESAKDCITCLLQVDPKRRYTCKQALAHPWIAEGTARDLDIHASVSEQIKKNFYKAKWKQAFNAAAAINRMKNLQLGSGSTKSSESNNNGGLA, from the exons ATGCCGTTGTTTGGGAAGAAGAAATTTGACGAGAAGATCACAAAGAAGTATGACTTCCATAAAGTGTTGGGCAC GGGAGCTTTCTCAGAAGTTAATTTGGCCGAAGAAAAGTCAACGGGCAATTTATATGCAGTGAAATGCATCAACAAACGAAATCTCTCCGGGAAAGAGGAAGCGGTTGAAAACGAAATTGCTATCTTGAAAAA GGTGAATCATCCGAACATCATAAGGTTATGGGAAATTTTTGACAACAAGACGCACCTATACCTTGTCATGGATTT GGTTCAGGGAGGGGAATTGTTTGACAGAATAGTGGAGAAAGGAAGCTACACAGAAAAGGATGCCAGTGACCTCATTAGGCAAATCCTTTTAGCTGTTGATTATTTACATGGCCAAGGAATCGTCCATAGAGATTTAAAA CCTGAAAACCTTCTCTATTACAG TCCTGATGATGATTCTAAAATAATGATCAGTGATTTTGGATTGTCAAAGACAGAAGAAGATGGCAGTATGATGGCAACGGCTTGTGGGACACCTGGATATGTTG CTCCAGAGGTCCTTAAACAGAAGCCTTATGGAAAAGCAGTGGACTGCTGGGCAGTTGGAGTAATCTGCTACATTTT ACTTTGTGGATATCCTCCGTTCTATGACGATAGCGATGCAAATTTGTTCGCACAGATCATGAGAGGGGAATACGAATTCGATTCGCCGTACTG gGACGACATTTCGGAGTCTG CGAAAGACTGCATTACGTGTTTATTACAAGTGGACCCCAAACGACGCTACACTTGCAAACAAGCCTTAGCTCACCCCTG GATTGCTGAAGGAACGGCACGTGATCTAGACATTCATGCTTCAGTTAGTGAACAAATAAAGAAGAATTTTTACAAGGCAAAGTGGAAG CAAGCTTTCAACGCTGCGGCGGCCATCAACCGAATGAAAAACCTTCAGCTTGGTTCTGGGTCAACAAAGTCGTCAGAGTCGAACAACAATGGGGGTTTGGCTTAA